A part of Schistosoma mansoni strain Puerto Rico chromosome W, complete genome genomic DNA contains:
- a CDS encoding putative clathrin coat associated protein ap-50, whose product MYIYILFRIRRISGMKDCQLSAEIELLQASDKQRRWMRPPISMNFEVGLSFFMSLLL is encoded by the coding sequence aatgtatatttatattttgtttaggATTAGACGAATATCTGGTATGAAAGATTGTCAATTATCTGCGGAAATTGAATTGTTACAAGCTTCAGATAAACAAAGACGTTGGATGCGTCCACCAATTTCTATGAATTTCGAGGTTGGTTTATCATTTTTCATGTCACTATTATTATAA